One segment of Candidatus Nitrospira nitrosa DNA contains the following:
- a CDS encoding OmpA family protein, which yields MLVNFSAVVLGAIALIYGQAPVSVAAAQPPAMPASSKAQLHHLQLSSSSLLVSSYGTWREPRLVSPQSTAPQVYRVDDESVRSAADGQASEELSLARNSLQAAKQKIEELKQRIGELVLQLHARETDLAALRSNAIDNSKKFRDDLAAQTEELSQAKRRVSEVEQQIAATAKGQELTQAKRRIAEAEQQTAKKEQDLTQIKRRVSEVEQQTANKELELNQAKRRVVEVEQQMAGKEQELTQVKRHVIDAEQQTTKKDQEVIQAKRRVTDVEQQLAGKDLELAQARRRIAEVEQQLTSSGREQDLAQAKRRATDAEQLVAKREQELTQVKEELKHISQKFADVNPQLSAKEAELARIKQQLVDVELNANTTASKQTDTAPAQDEPPPALSLQSIDQTLSTSTLLGPNADTTEEEETLTLLGNSDLRKISESLSSLLQPELKKGSVTVRQRGNKLTLALANSDLFSTGDATVTLGGTSLLERIGAVLHGSRYQGIEVAGHTDNIPLRSDLRKGFRDNLELSRARADYAVQILINGGLQNDRVKAVGYGDSKPITTNDTDRGKSKNRRLEIVITQTPESGITIGEGKAQVGKKPPDGSHKR from the coding sequence ATGCTTGTGAATTTCTCTGCCGTTGTACTGGGCGCAATCGCTCTGATCTACGGACAGGCGCCGGTTTCAGTTGCCGCTGCTCAACCGCCGGCCATGCCTGCCTCCTCAAAGGCTCAGCTACATCATCTCCAACTGTCTTCATCTTCCCTTCTCGTGTCATCCTATGGAACCTGGCGTGAACCGCGACTCGTTTCACCACAGTCGACCGCTCCCCAGGTCTACAGAGTTGACGACGAGTCTGTGCGAAGCGCGGCAGACGGCCAGGCCTCAGAGGAATTAAGCCTGGCGAGAAACAGTCTCCAGGCAGCCAAGCAAAAGATCGAGGAGCTCAAGCAACGCATCGGTGAGCTGGTGCTTCAGCTGCATGCCAGGGAGACAGATCTCGCTGCCTTACGGTCGAATGCCATCGACAATTCCAAGAAATTTCGGGACGACCTTGCGGCTCAAACCGAGGAGCTCAGTCAGGCGAAACGCCGAGTAAGCGAAGTCGAGCAACAGATAGCAGCGACCGCAAAGGGGCAGGAACTGACCCAAGCCAAGCGCCGTATTGCTGAAGCCGAACAACAGACCGCCAAGAAGGAACAGGACCTCACGCAAATCAAACGCCGGGTCTCCGAAGTCGAACAGCAAACGGCTAACAAAGAACTGGAGTTGAACCAGGCCAAGCGTCGCGTCGTCGAGGTCGAACAACAAATGGCGGGGAAAGAGCAGGAACTGACCCAGGTCAAACGCCACGTCATCGACGCCGAACAGCAAACGACGAAAAAGGACCAGGAAGTTATTCAGGCTAAACGCCGCGTCACCGATGTCGAACAACAGTTGGCAGGAAAAGACCTTGAATTAGCACAAGCAAGACGTCGGATCGCCGAGGTCGAGCAACAGCTGACGTCATCAGGGCGTGAACAAGACCTGGCCCAGGCGAAGCGCCGGGCCACGGACGCGGAACAACTGGTGGCGAAGAGGGAACAAGAACTGACGCAGGTGAAGGAAGAATTGAAACACATCAGTCAAAAGTTCGCTGATGTGAATCCTCAACTGTCGGCGAAAGAAGCCGAACTCGCTCGCATCAAGCAACAGCTGGTGGACGTTGAACTCAATGCCAACACCACCGCTTCAAAACAGACCGACACCGCACCCGCACAAGACGAGCCCCCTCCTGCCCTATCGCTCCAGTCGATCGATCAAACACTCTCCACATCCACCCTACTCGGGCCCAATGCAGATACTACCGAAGAAGAAGAAACGCTCACCCTCCTAGGGAATAGCGACCTGCGCAAAATCAGTGAGAGCCTCTCAAGTCTGTTACAGCCGGAACTGAAGAAGGGCAGCGTCACTGTGAGGCAGCGAGGCAATAAATTGACCCTGGCGCTGGCCAATAGTGATCTCTTCTCCACCGGTGACGCCACAGTGACCCTCGGCGGCACCTCCTTGCTCGAACGAATCGGCGCCGTCTTGCACGGATCCAGATACCAAGGGATCGAGGTGGCCGGACATACCGACAACATCCCGCTCAGATCAGACCTCCGAAAGGGCTTTCGAGATAACCTGGAGCTCTCCAGAGCGCGGGCTGACTATGCCGTCCAGATCCTGATCAACGGGGGTCTTCAGAATGACCGCGTGAAGGCGGTGGGCTATGGGGACAGCAAGCCAATCACGACGAATGATACGGACAGAGGCAAGAGCAAGAACCGACGACTGGAAATCGTGATTACTCAGACACCGGAATCAGGAATCACGATCGGTGAGGGGAAAGCCCAAGTTGGGAAGAAGCCACCAGATGGGTCACACAAGCGGTGA
- a CDS encoding HD-GYP domain-containing protein → MARSAPSRLQTPEISRSLVKAFMALYDYPHPLDRDRIIRGYDRPHAVRTAKMCVAVAVRLGHPADRVRLYHVACLLHDLGRAGLDRRLFGTIWSWAKQRGIPTRPREWRAVHPTTRYGRETEAFVSRYRKDLAAAGVILDPWAIEQVEMRLGYARRLARRLRAVKPTFAKLGVSWQPWMQQVMLYYYYPERLAKARSWVKQLAEVLVACEQFEAYSNQRRGRDYYARSKESLAEAFAYLGKLKQEGILSGEVLEAVRGLTAEGAFDSILEAARGEPLTRHERRYLRNLTV, encoded by the coding sequence ATGGCACGGTCAGCTCCCTCCCGATTACAGACGCCTGAGATTTCACGCTCGCTCGTAAAGGCCTTCATGGCCCTGTACGACTATCCTCATCCTCTTGACCGTGATCGGATCATCCGTGGCTACGACCGACCCCATGCTGTGCGGACGGCCAAGATGTGTGTGGCGGTCGCAGTACGCTTGGGACATCCTGCTGACCGGGTCCGGCTGTATCATGTGGCCTGTCTGCTGCATGACCTCGGGCGTGCAGGTCTGGACCGACGACTCTTTGGCACGATCTGGTCGTGGGCCAAGCAGCGGGGCATTCCCACAAGACCGCGTGAATGGCGAGCCGTTCATCCAACGACGCGATATGGTCGTGAGACTGAGGCGTTCGTGTCGCGCTATCGAAAAGATCTTGCGGCTGCGGGTGTGATCCTGGACCCATGGGCGATCGAGCAGGTTGAGATGAGGTTAGGATACGCCAGGCGCCTGGCGAGACGATTGCGGGCGGTGAAGCCGACCTTTGCGAAGCTAGGGGTGAGCTGGCAACCATGGATGCAACAGGTGATGCTGTACTACTACTATCCAGAACGGTTAGCCAAAGCACGATCATGGGTAAAACAATTGGCGGAAGTCCTTGTCGCCTGTGAACAATTTGAGGCCTATAGTAACCAGCGTCGAGGGCGTGATTATTATGCCAGGAGCAAAGAGAGCCTGGCGGAGGCTTTTGCATATCTGGGTAAGCTGAAACAAGAGGGGATACTCAGTGGCGAAGTCCTGGAGGCTGTGCGAGGCTTGACGGCTGAAGGGGCTTTTGACTCGATTCTTGAGGCAGCGCGAGGTGAACCGCTGACTCGACATGAGCGCCGGTACCTTCGCAATCTTACCGTCTAG
- a CDS encoding thermonuclease family protein, with translation MRLSSAIVGILLVMPVQALAGTEFVARVLTVHEGDRVTIHYQEKNQIVALRDVDCPELKQPYGKQAKHAAAAYLANRDVVVRELKKDQRGRMTADILLTDGRNIAHELVKEGLAWVLPGEVHDPALKDMEELARASKHGLWSEPDPIPPWKWKPPIPARHN, from the coding sequence ATGAGACTCTCTTCCGCCATCGTGGGAATCTTGCTGGTCATGCCCGTCCAGGCCTTAGCTGGGACGGAGTTCGTCGCACGGGTGCTGACCGTACATGAAGGCGACCGTGTAACGATTCACTATCAGGAAAAGAACCAGATAGTGGCTCTTCGCGATGTGGATTGCCCCGAGCTGAAACAACCTTATGGGAAGCAAGCGAAACATGCCGCGGCGGCGTACCTCGCCAATCGCGATGTCGTAGTGAGGGAACTGAAGAAGGATCAGCGGGGCCGCATGACAGCCGATATCTTACTGACAGATGGGCGAAACATCGCCCATGAATTGGTCAAAGAGGGACTTGCCTGGGTTCTGCCTGGTGAAGTCCACGATCCGGCTCTCAAGGATATGGAAGAACTCGCGAGAGCTTCCAAGCACGGCCTGTGGTCTGAACCCGATCCTATCCCACCGTGGAAGTGGAAACCTCCCATACCAGCTCGCCACAATTAG
- a CDS encoding NUDIX domain-containing protein codes for MATPEFIKSLREKIGTDLLQVPTATVLAYDDQGRLLLVKNIASGLWGPPSGIVDPNELPSDAAVREAWEEAGVFVELTHILGVFAGMHFSGVYPNGDQLSVVATVFAGKLISGMPRADHEETSDARFFYTSEIENLSCYPHFHAIRQASSQSQPYFKPATWRPHGL; via the coding sequence ATGGCAACTCCCGAGTTTATCAAGTCTCTCCGTGAAAAAATCGGAACGGACTTGTTGCAAGTGCCGACGGCAACGGTCCTGGCCTATGACGATCAAGGGCGGCTGTTACTCGTCAAGAATATTGCATCGGGGCTGTGGGGGCCTCCGAGCGGCATCGTCGATCCCAACGAGCTGCCGTCGGATGCAGCGGTACGAGAAGCCTGGGAGGAAGCGGGAGTATTTGTCGAACTCACGCATATTCTGGGCGTCTTTGCAGGAATGCATTTCTCAGGTGTGTACCCGAATGGTGATCAGCTATCAGTGGTGGCCACGGTCTTTGCGGGAAAGCTGATCAGCGGCATGCCACGAGCCGACCATGAGGAAACTTCCGACGCGAGGTTCTTCTATACGAGCGAGATAGAGAATCTGTCCTGCTATCCCCATTTCCATGCGATCCGTCAAGCCAGTAGTCAATCCCAACCCTACTTCAAACCGGCAACCTGGCGTCCGCACGGTCTATAG
- a CDS encoding 4Fe-4S dicluster domain-containing protein — translation MALLITDECINCGACLPECPNEAIFETRSGAEEKGLHVGDGQGVGDNIYVIAHDRCTECVGHFDEPQCAAVCPVDNCCISDPAYPEGSDVLLEKAKTLNPDKSIDPAKVWSGVRN, via the coding sequence ATGGCATTGCTGATTACCGACGAATGTATCAACTGTGGCGCCTGCCTTCCGGAATGTCCGAACGAGGCGATCTTCGAAACGCGCAGCGGCGCGGAAGAAAAGGGTCTGCATGTGGGTGACGGTCAAGGCGTGGGCGATAATATTTACGTGATCGCTCATGATCGGTGCACCGAATGTGTCGGCCATTTTGACGAACCCCAGTGTGCCGCAGTTTGCCCGGTCGATAACTGTTGTATTTCTGATCCGGCTTATCCTGAGGGATCAGATGTCTTGCTTGAAAAGGCCAAGACCCTCAATCCAGACAAGTCGATCGATCCGGCAAAAGTGTGGAGCGGGGTTCGGAACTGA
- a CDS encoding NUDIX domain-containing protein, which yields MAIPAFIRALRAKIGTALLHVPTVAVLAYDDQGRVVLVKDRASGLWGAPSGIVDPHELPSDAAVREVWEEAAVYVELTQVLGVFAGERFSVVYPNGDQLAGVETVFVGRVISGMPRADQEETSDAGLFHPGEIEHLPCYPHFLEIHRAVGRRPLQPYFKPATWRPPQT from the coding sequence ATGGCGATTCCTGCGTTCATCAGAGCTCTTCGCGCAAAAATCGGGACCGCGTTGTTGCACGTCCCGACGGTGGCGGTCCTGGCCTATGATGATCAGGGACGGGTGGTGCTCGTCAAGGATAGGGCTTCAGGCTTGTGGGGGGCGCCGAGCGGGATTGTCGACCCTCATGAGTTGCCATCGGATGCGGCGGTGCGGGAAGTATGGGAAGAGGCGGCGGTGTATGTCGAACTTACACAGGTTCTTGGCGTCTTCGCAGGGGAACGGTTTTCCGTGGTCTATCCGAACGGCGATCAGTTGGCAGGGGTGGAGACCGTCTTTGTGGGGCGGGTAATCAGCGGAATGCCGCGAGCCGATCAGGAGGAAACCTCCGACGCCGGCCTCTTTCATCCTGGCGAAATCGAGCATCTTCCTTGTTATCCCCATTTTCTTGAGATTCACCGGGCCGTTGGCCGACGCCCACTGCAACCCTATTTCAAGCCGGCCACCTGGCGTCCACCACAAACGTAA
- a CDS encoding LuxR C-terminal-related transcriptional regulator, whose product MLLTEAQRLFRQSLHLLLERERDITDVLEASDTQEVCRLAMAHSPDIVLLDVDMLHLDVASITHLLHKYHRKTRVLLLARYDEDARIVAAMKAGAAGYILKDADWTEFLRVLRSTANSQPILSPILPDRFAHNVPDSLRTPYEGNALRLSTLSDRERQILACAAAGQSNKEIADHLCVSVETVKTHLHHIYQKLLVEGRVEAVIAFLRAQ is encoded by the coding sequence GTGCTGCTCACCGAAGCACAGCGCCTGTTCAGACAGAGTCTGCACCTTCTGCTGGAGAGGGAACGTGACATTACCGACGTTCTCGAGGCCTCCGATACACAAGAAGTCTGTCGGCTCGCGATGGCACACAGCCCCGACATCGTGTTACTCGACGTGGACATGCTGCATCTTGACGTGGCATCAATCACACACCTCCTCCACAAGTACCACCGCAAGACGCGAGTTCTTCTCTTAGCTCGGTACGATGAAGATGCGCGAATCGTGGCAGCAATGAAGGCTGGTGCTGCTGGATACATCCTCAAAGACGCCGATTGGACGGAGTTCCTACGCGTCCTCAGATCAACGGCAAACAGCCAACCGATTTTGTCCCCGATCCTGCCGGATCGCTTCGCACACAATGTTCCTGACTCGTTACGAACCCCCTATGAAGGCAACGCCTTGCGGCTGTCCACTCTGAGCGACCGTGAACGTCAGATACTGGCTTGTGCGGCGGCTGGTCAAAGCAATAAGGAAATTGCCGATCATTTGTGCGTCTCCGTTGAAACCGTGAAGACACACCTGCATCACATCTACCAGAAGCTATTAGTGGAGGGACGCGTTGAAGCCGTTATCGCATTTCTTCGTGCTCAGTAA
- a CDS encoding GumC domain-containing protein, producing MADKMTPLLIGQKGDLPKKERYTTVSITQGYTERMFNGVAGMTTRKIRVCGVKLIWDEYENTNPTGNPDEVTTKLFNYSGSNDIESLEMYADEIIIRSPLVFPQTDLWICTRKLVFEGNGSITTTPIPHPPAYTTKRDNNGRPLNEQGQIEAKNGLNGARGGHIMLCLPESANIAVPASPTPVPRFITVGGKGQDAESGGYLDYVPKENQRKNAGDKESLKYWESKDIEYVLKNSHRLNWPSGWRDLLDKSYSVIHVKVVMMDDLLGKTEALSYEKGERVWPGGVPDAFPSGKAGDGGDGGMFRCFWAMNVVAVDGALSGESTALYVQTESGEPGMASAVAARRPQATTDSSRPPAFVTLQVTAQNELFTSKIQPSYSIERCPLPILAGQGAASRNGQKGQHGSRKPFYQEVYPYPLPASPEKRKQLLDCYPNGWPNHLAIEPALQYARDAYLNGYRDEAREILTCYRDVIEWVPEDARSAALVGQATEIAALLTQLKDNLDYYGNPPGWLPRLSLMSNLQLFLEDQKNAVSLLYFAYKLEKSWAQVQNHAQLLKSTRQALSAAIALAKTNYSEGLALLESSRKELATVQGQAQEIGRRVKALDETITKQAVDKAKEQAILTGICGIASGLCKVIPVGQPFLGAASDAVFQPVANIDLSNPNAAEEAFKFAGGIGEGITTFVTNNRDDVLAASDTSFTKKLERIEGNFNATEEEISTINGQIETEFDSKVGDYKANLEKEIATLEEEAKTITDEAKKKQKKAKALSFKEELALYKNRKLDEAVVRLRQQIADADTNALTKAERDAKDRLLTQVAALQGKKDDLAKNSIALKQKQSDQQKFLGEAMTHAARIGQGVSTMAAGLTKLVVPVDRNSPEVQAIKNKIAESAQYKAEFQGLMDSLDKLVTQKAQLLEGVERAQHTLSESCATISKSLLQSAAIGRQMQTMGNALDLEVKLYARALRQRSEERLRKSLYHVVKSYEYHTLSRVPQDFFQTSMIEKIKQLEEAKLAAGQLDQTLAENDFNQIYETVFKAKFAQLGQKITDDLQRVRPSMENRYLCTLKPAQLTQLTDTWRFTFRIVEDFAKTSGNSESVIGARIIGIALKTLDIATTDRGLSLDVEFTHSGKHLITAPGGFQYFFQIGKYPIEAQDGSKTKQWVSDQPISWRMVYNAAAGSQTITLDEQAKDDQIVQFLLREYKPGTESDAKMLQEHRPGFTSEITLTLDGGLDITNSNYAKKKSAKSFNVRALEFWVFFKRQ from the coding sequence ATGGCAGATAAGATGACACCTCTACTGATCGGCCAAAAGGGAGACCTTCCTAAGAAGGAACGCTACACCACCGTCAGCATCACACAGGGGTACACGGAACGGATGTTCAACGGTGTCGCGGGCATGACCACGCGGAAGATCCGCGTCTGCGGCGTGAAGCTGATTTGGGATGAGTACGAAAACACCAACCCCACCGGCAACCCGGATGAGGTGACGACCAAACTCTTCAACTACAGCGGCAGCAACGACATCGAATCGTTGGAGATGTATGCGGACGAAATCATCATCCGGAGTCCGTTAGTCTTTCCGCAAACCGATCTCTGGATCTGCACCCGCAAGCTTGTCTTTGAAGGGAACGGCAGTATCACCACAACTCCGATTCCTCATCCTCCCGCCTACACGACGAAGCGCGACAACAACGGCAGACCCCTGAACGAGCAAGGCCAGATCGAGGCAAAGAACGGCCTCAATGGAGCACGCGGCGGCCATATCATGCTGTGCCTGCCGGAAAGTGCCAATATCGCTGTTCCTGCCTCACCTACGCCGGTGCCACGATTCATCACGGTAGGCGGAAAAGGCCAGGATGCTGAGAGCGGCGGCTATCTGGATTATGTGCCGAAAGAGAATCAACGGAAAAACGCGGGCGACAAAGAGTCTCTCAAGTATTGGGAATCGAAGGATATCGAGTATGTCCTCAAGAATAGCCATCGATTGAACTGGCCTAGTGGATGGAGGGACCTGCTCGACAAGTCCTACTCCGTCATACATGTCAAAGTCGTGATGATGGATGACCTGCTTGGGAAAACTGAGGCGCTTTCGTATGAGAAGGGAGAGCGCGTCTGGCCGGGTGGGGTTCCAGACGCGTTTCCCTCAGGCAAAGCAGGAGACGGTGGTGATGGAGGCATGTTCCGGTGTTTCTGGGCCATGAATGTCGTCGCGGTTGACGGAGCACTGTCGGGTGAGAGCACAGCGCTGTATGTGCAGACCGAAAGCGGTGAACCAGGAATGGCCTCAGCAGTAGCGGCCCGTCGACCACAGGCGACAACCGATTCGAGCAGGCCACCGGCTTTCGTGACCCTCCAAGTCACAGCCCAGAACGAGCTGTTCACGTCCAAAATTCAACCCTCCTATTCGATCGAACGGTGTCCGCTCCCTATCCTTGCAGGCCAGGGGGCTGCCTCTCGTAATGGTCAGAAGGGGCAGCACGGTTCGCGCAAACCATTCTATCAAGAGGTGTATCCGTACCCCTTGCCCGCCTCGCCTGAGAAGCGCAAACAATTACTGGACTGCTACCCCAACGGTTGGCCAAATCATCTCGCCATAGAACCGGCGTTGCAGTATGCGCGCGACGCCTATCTGAACGGGTATCGTGACGAAGCACGTGAAATCCTCACCTGCTACCGCGACGTCATTGAGTGGGTTCCGGAAGACGCGCGCAGTGCGGCGCTGGTTGGGCAGGCGACCGAAATTGCCGCGCTCCTGACGCAACTCAAAGACAATCTCGACTACTACGGCAATCCACCGGGCTGGTTGCCTCGCCTGTCACTGATGTCGAATCTGCAACTGTTCCTCGAAGACCAGAAAAATGCGGTGAGCCTTCTCTATTTTGCCTACAAACTCGAGAAGTCCTGGGCTCAGGTCCAGAACCATGCACAGTTGCTCAAGAGCACCCGCCAAGCGCTGTCTGCCGCCATTGCGCTGGCGAAAACGAATTACAGCGAAGGTCTCGCCTTGCTCGAATCGAGCCGCAAGGAGCTGGCTACCGTGCAGGGACAGGCACAGGAAATCGGCCGCCGGGTCAAAGCGCTGGATGAGACGATCACGAAACAGGCTGTGGACAAGGCAAAGGAACAGGCCATTCTCACCGGGATTTGCGGGATTGCCTCCGGCTTGTGCAAGGTCATTCCCGTCGGCCAACCGTTTCTCGGCGCCGCCAGCGACGCCGTGTTTCAGCCGGTCGCAAACATCGATCTGTCCAACCCGAATGCCGCGGAAGAAGCCTTCAAATTTGCAGGCGGGATCGGCGAAGGCATCACGACCTTCGTGACCAACAACCGAGATGATGTCCTCGCAGCCTCCGACACCTCGTTCACAAAGAAGCTCGAACGGATCGAGGGGAACTTCAACGCCACTGAGGAGGAAATCTCCACAATCAACGGTCAGATCGAAACCGAATTCGATAGCAAGGTCGGCGACTACAAAGCCAACCTGGAAAAAGAGATCGCGACTCTGGAGGAAGAAGCCAAGACCATTACAGACGAAGCCAAGAAAAAACAGAAGAAGGCCAAGGCCCTCTCATTCAAGGAAGAGCTGGCGCTCTACAAGAACCGAAAACTCGATGAAGCAGTAGTACGGCTGCGTCAACAAATTGCCGATGCCGACACCAACGCCCTCACCAAGGCGGAACGAGATGCGAAGGATAGGCTCTTGACGCAGGTGGCCGCCCTTCAGGGAAAAAAAGACGATCTCGCGAAGAACTCTATCGCGCTCAAGCAGAAACAATCGGATCAACAGAAGTTTCTCGGCGAGGCCATGACGCATGCGGCACGCATCGGTCAGGGAGTGAGCACCATGGCCGCCGGTTTGACGAAGCTCGTCGTGCCGGTTGACCGCAACTCGCCGGAAGTACAGGCGATTAAGAACAAGATCGCCGAGAGTGCCCAGTACAAGGCGGAATTTCAGGGGCTGATGGACTCGCTCGACAAGCTCGTGACTCAAAAGGCTCAGCTCTTGGAGGGGGTAGAACGGGCCCAGCATACCTTGTCGGAATCCTGTGCCACCATCTCCAAAAGTCTGCTGCAAAGCGCGGCCATCGGCCGCCAGATGCAGACCATGGGTAACGCTTTGGATCTGGAAGTGAAACTGTACGCGCGCGCGCTCCGGCAGCGCTCGGAGGAGCGCCTGAGAAAGTCGCTGTACCACGTGGTGAAGTCGTACGAATATCACACGTTGAGCCGGGTCCCTCAAGACTTTTTCCAAACCAGCATGATCGAGAAGATCAAGCAACTTGAGGAAGCCAAACTGGCAGCCGGACAGCTGGACCAGACGCTCGCAGAGAACGATTTTAACCAAATCTATGAAACGGTCTTCAAGGCCAAGTTCGCACAACTCGGGCAGAAAATTACCGACGACCTACAACGCGTCAGACCAAGCATGGAAAATCGCTACCTCTGCACGCTGAAACCCGCACAGCTCACGCAGCTCACGGATACCTGGCGATTCACGTTTAGGATCGTCGAGGACTTTGCGAAGACGAGCGGGAATTCAGAGAGCGTGATCGGCGCGCGCATCATCGGCATCGCACTCAAAACACTCGACATTGCCACTACCGACAGAGGCCTCTCGCTGGATGTTGAGTTCACGCACTCAGGCAAACATCTCATCACCGCGCCGGGTGGCTTTCAGTACTTTTTTCAAATCGGCAAGTATCCGATCGAAGCGCAGGACGGATCAAAAACCAAGCAATGGGTCAGCGACCAGCCTATTTCCTGGCGGATGGTCTACAACGCGGCGGCGGGCTCGCAAACGATCACGTTAGATGAGCAGGCCAAAGACGATCAGATCGTGCAGTTCCTGTTGCGTGAATACAAACCAGGAACAGAGAGCGATGCGAAGATGTTGCAGGAACATCGGCCGGGCTTCACCTCCGAGATCACGTTAACGCTGGATGGTGGACTCGACATCACCAATAGCAACTACGCAAAGAAAAAGAGCGCAAAATCGTTCAATGTCAGAGCACTCGAATTCTGGGTCTTCTTCAAGAGGCAATAA
- a CDS encoding DUF3574 domain-containing protein, with the protein MNGLSCGGGGQRAVQESVYFGTDTPSGSVTSEAWAQFLSETVTPRFPHGLSAWQASGQWQAASGRIIYEPSYVLSLIHPDNDQQNKAVHEIIASYKTRFRQEAVLRVTTPVCTSR; encoded by the coding sequence ATGAACGGGTTGTCTTGCGGTGGTGGCGGGCAGCGCGCAGTCCAAGAGTCGGTGTATTTCGGAACCGATACGCCGTCTGGTTCAGTTACGTCGGAAGCCTGGGCGCAATTTCTTAGCGAAACCGTGACTCCGCGTTTTCCTCATGGGCTGTCAGCTTGGCAAGCGTCTGGCCAGTGGCAAGCAGCCTCAGGACGGATCATTTACGAACCCTCGTATGTGCTGAGTCTGATACATCCCGATAATGACCAACAGAACAAGGCGGTTCATGAAATTATCGCGTCCTACAAGACGCGCTTTCGGCAAGAAGCTGTGCTCCGTGTGACGACTCCAGTCTGTACCTCTCGCTAA
- a CDS encoding HIT family protein produces MEEGHQAVSDSSCKACTGTWPRPDHFLIDLGLSKAYLHEDQFFPGWTVLVFQRHITELFHLRPPERMQLIEEVSRVASALSEIYHAKKINYELLGNQLPHIHWHVIPRLTNDPAPLEPVWRVPRTPVLLTGSTLQHTIDRVRSALREQE; encoded by the coding sequence ATGGAAGAAGGCCACCAAGCCGTAAGCGATTCGAGTTGTAAGGCCTGTACTGGAACGTGGCCCCGCCCAGACCATTTTCTGATAGACCTTGGATTGTCCAAGGCCTACTTGCACGAGGACCAGTTCTTCCCCGGATGGACGGTGCTGGTCTTTCAGCGGCATATCACTGAACTGTTCCACTTGAGGCCGCCTGAACGTATGCAACTGATCGAAGAAGTCAGCCGCGTCGCGAGCGCCTTATCTGAGATCTACCACGCGAAAAAGATCAACTATGAACTCTTAGGGAATCAACTCCCCCATATCCATTGGCATGTAATTCCCCGATTGACGAATGATCCAGCCCCGCTGGAACCGGTGTGGCGAGTACCTCGTACCCCTGTCCTTCTCACAGGGTCGACGCTTCAACACACGATCGATCGTGTTCGATCCGCTCTTCGAGAGCAGGAGTGA
- a CDS encoding SEL1-like repeat protein has translation MRGRTFFPACIVVGVLLLTGVYHADAADQPQQLKTACERGTPAACNGLGLLYMKGEGVKQDESRAAAMFRKACDVGDPNSCSNLGVLYAEGTGVPQDDVQAVVFSKKACDGGDSRGCYNLGVMYAEGTGVQQDDVQASDFTRKACDSGNMKGCYNLAVMYASGTGVQQDEVQAADLYKAVCESGNARGCYNLAAMYAGGAGIQQDDIRAADFYRKACDGGNARGCYNLGVMYAEGTGVPQDDFQAADFYRKACDGGSARGCSNLGSMYAAGNGIKQDDVRAATLYRKACDDGDAKGCINLGVIYQVGRGVKSDDTEALKHYGKACDLREQKGCSLYAKLKTGRR, from the coding sequence ATGAGGGGTCGCACGTTTTTTCCTGCCTGTATTGTGGTCGGAGTTCTGCTCTTGACCGGGGTGTATCACGCGGACGCAGCCGACCAGCCGCAGCAACTCAAAACTGCCTGTGAGAGGGGTACGCCGGCTGCCTGTAATGGACTTGGGTTGTTGTACATGAAGGGTGAAGGAGTGAAGCAAGACGAGTCACGAGCGGCGGCCATGTTCAGAAAAGCTTGTGACGTCGGTGATCCGAATAGCTGTTCCAACCTCGGGGTGTTGTATGCCGAAGGAACGGGCGTTCCCCAGGACGATGTGCAAGCTGTGGTCTTCTCGAAGAAGGCTTGTGACGGCGGAGATTCACGGGGCTGTTACAACCTTGGGGTGATGTATGCCGAGGGAACAGGCGTTCAACAGGACGATGTGCAGGCGTCCGATTTCACGCGGAAGGCCTGTGATAGCGGAAATATGAAGGGTTGCTACAATCTGGCCGTGATGTATGCCTCCGGAACCGGGGTGCAACAGGATGAGGTGCAGGCGGCCGATCTCTACAAAGCGGTCTGTGAGAGTGGGAATGCGAGAGGGTGCTACAATCTTGCCGCGATGTATGCAGGCGGAGCTGGGATCCAACAGGACGACATTCGAGCCGCCGACTTCTACCGGAAGGCTTGTGACGGCGGAAACGCACGAGGTTGTTACAATCTTGGGGTGATGTACGCCGAAGGGACCGGGGTTCCACAGGACGATTTCCAAGCCGCCGACTTCTACCGAAAGGCCTGTGATGGTGGAAGTGCAAGGGGTTGCTCCAACCTTGGCTCGATGTACGCTGCGGGTAACGGGATAAAGCAAGACGATGTTCGCGCGGCGACTCTCTACCGGAAGGCCTGTGATGATGGCGATGCCAAAGGTTGCATCAATCTCGGGGTGATCTATCAAGTCGGACGGGGTGTCAAATCGGATGACACGGAAGCCCTCAAACATTACGGAAAAGCCTGCGATCTCCGAGAGCAGAAAGGCTGCTCCCTCTATGCCAAGTTGAAGACGGGAAGACGATGA